One Tomitella gaofuii DNA segment encodes these proteins:
- a CDS encoding valine--tRNA ligase produces MTREPDTAANPGGSPADALAKSWEPGAVESELYAGWVDAGYFTADPHSGKPPFSIVLPPPNVTGSLHMGHALDHTLMDALARRRRMQGYEVLWLPGMDHAGIATQSVVEKQLAAEGLTRDDIGREAFIERVWQWKAESGGTIGGQMRKLGDGVDWSRERFTLDDALARAVQTIFKRLYDDGLIYRAERLVNWSPVLQTAISDIEVKYEDVDGELVSFRYGSLDDAEPHIVVATTRVETMLGDTAIAVHPDDERYRDLVGTALPHPFLDRKIPVIADAHVDPEFGTGAVKITPAHDPNDFEMGVRHALPMPSIMSKTAEIENTGTRFDGMDRFTARVRVREALAEQGRIVAEKRPYLHSVGHSERSGEPIEPRLSMQWWVRVESLAKASGDAVRSGGTVIHPASQEPRWFSWVDDMHDWCISRQLWWGHRIPVWYGPEGETVCVGPGDTPPEGYVQDPDVLDTWFSSALWPFSTMGWPDATDDLATFYPTSVLVTGYDILFFWVARMMMFGTYVAREHDGDGGGVLGPRGQVPFQDVFLHGLVRDEHGRKMSKSRGNGIDPLDWVERFGADALRFTLARGANPGSDLSVGEGNAQSSRNFANKLFNATRFALMNGAQPGALPPRDRLTAADRWILDRLEQVRAGVDESYERYEFGKAAEALYHFAWDEVCDWYLELAKVQFSGGADGSDEAEFRAHATRTVLGTVLDALLRMLHPMIPFVTETLWKVLTGGESLVIAAWPEGDAQAVADPEAARQVADAQKLITEIRRFRSDQGVKPSQRVPARLGALEDAGLVPLEDAVRSLARVTAPEEGFTATASIEVRLSAATVVVDLDTSTTVDVEAEKRRLAKDLAAARKELAGTTAKLGNESFLGKAPAQVVDKIRGRRDVAAADVERLTARLAELGQTVQAARGE; encoded by the coding sequence GTGACCCGTGAGCCCGATACCGCCGCGAATCCGGGCGGCAGCCCGGCAGATGCCCTGGCAAAGAGCTGGGAGCCGGGCGCGGTCGAGTCGGAGCTCTACGCGGGCTGGGTGGATGCCGGATACTTCACGGCCGACCCGCACAGCGGCAAGCCGCCGTTCTCGATCGTCCTTCCGCCGCCGAACGTCACCGGCAGCCTGCACATGGGCCACGCGCTCGACCACACGCTGATGGACGCGCTCGCGCGCCGCCGCCGCATGCAGGGCTACGAGGTGCTGTGGCTGCCGGGCATGGACCACGCCGGCATCGCCACGCAGAGCGTCGTCGAAAAGCAGCTGGCCGCGGAGGGGCTCACCCGCGACGACATCGGCCGCGAGGCCTTCATCGAGCGGGTGTGGCAGTGGAAGGCCGAGTCCGGCGGCACCATCGGCGGGCAGATGCGCAAGCTCGGCGACGGCGTCGACTGGTCGCGGGAGCGGTTCACGCTCGACGACGCGCTGGCCCGCGCCGTGCAGACCATCTTCAAGCGACTCTACGACGACGGCCTGATCTACCGCGCCGAGCGGCTGGTCAACTGGTCACCGGTGCTGCAGACGGCGATCTCCGACATCGAGGTCAAGTACGAGGACGTCGACGGCGAGCTGGTCAGCTTCCGCTACGGGTCCCTCGACGACGCGGAGCCGCACATCGTGGTCGCCACCACGCGTGTGGAGACGATGCTGGGTGACACCGCCATCGCCGTGCACCCCGACGACGAGCGGTACCGCGACCTCGTCGGCACCGCGCTGCCGCATCCGTTCCTGGACAGGAAGATCCCCGTGATCGCGGACGCGCACGTGGACCCCGAGTTCGGCACGGGCGCGGTGAAGATCACCCCGGCGCACGACCCCAACGACTTCGAGATGGGCGTGCGGCACGCGCTGCCGATGCCGTCGATCATGAGCAAGACGGCCGAGATCGAGAACACCGGCACCCGGTTCGACGGCATGGATCGGTTCACCGCGCGCGTCCGCGTGCGCGAGGCGCTGGCCGAGCAGGGCCGGATCGTCGCGGAGAAGCGGCCCTACCTGCACAGCGTCGGCCATTCGGAGCGCAGCGGCGAACCCATCGAGCCGCGCCTGTCCATGCAGTGGTGGGTGCGCGTGGAGAGCCTGGCGAAGGCCTCGGGCGACGCCGTGCGCAGCGGCGGCACCGTCATCCACCCGGCCTCCCAGGAGCCGCGCTGGTTCTCGTGGGTCGACGACATGCACGACTGGTGCATCTCCCGTCAGCTGTGGTGGGGGCACCGCATCCCCGTCTGGTACGGGCCGGAGGGGGAGACGGTGTGCGTGGGTCCCGGCGACACCCCGCCGGAGGGATACGTCCAGGACCCGGACGTGCTCGACACCTGGTTCTCGTCGGCGCTGTGGCCGTTCTCCACCATGGGCTGGCCGGACGCCACGGATGATCTGGCCACGTTCTATCCCACCTCGGTGCTGGTCACCGGATACGACATCCTGTTCTTCTGGGTGGCGCGGATGATGATGTTCGGCACCTACGTGGCGCGCGAGCACGACGGCGACGGCGGCGGCGTGCTGGGCCCGCGCGGCCAGGTGCCGTTCCAGGACGTGTTCCTGCACGGCCTGGTGCGCGACGAACACGGCCGCAAGATGTCGAAGTCCCGCGGCAACGGCATCGACCCGTTGGACTGGGTCGAGCGCTTCGGCGCGGACGCGTTGCGGTTCACCCTGGCGCGCGGCGCCAACCCGGGCTCGGACCTGTCGGTGGGCGAGGGGAACGCCCAGTCGTCGCGCAACTTCGCGAACAAGCTGTTCAACGCCACCCGCTTCGCGCTGATGAACGGGGCGCAGCCGGGCGCGCTGCCGCCGCGTGATCGGCTCACGGCCGCCGACCGGTGGATCCTCGACCGGCTCGAGCAGGTGCGGGCCGGGGTCGACGAATCCTACGAGCGCTACGAGTTCGGCAAGGCCGCAGAGGCGCTGTACCACTTCGCGTGGGACGAGGTGTGCGACTGGTACCTGGAGCTGGCCAAGGTGCAGTTCTCCGGAGGAGCCGACGGAAGCGACGAAGCCGAGTTCCGGGCGCATGCCACCCGCACCGTGCTCGGCACCGTGCTCGACGCGCTGCTGCGCATGCTGCACCCCATGATCCCGTTCGTCACCGAGACCCTGTGGAAGGTGCTCACGGGCGGCGAGTCGCTGGTCATCGCCGCGTGGCCCGAAGGGGACGCGCAGGCCGTGGCCGATCCCGAGGCGGCCCGTCAGGTGGCGGACGCGCAGAAGCTCATCACCGAAATCCGGCGATTCCGGTCCGACCAGGGCGTCAAGCCCAGCCAGCGGGTGCCGGCCCGCCTCGGTGCGCTGGAGGACGCCGGGCTCGTCCCGCTCGAGGACGCGGTGCGTTCACTCGCGCGTGTCACCGCACCGGAGGAGGGGTTCACCGCCACCGCCTCCATCGAGGTACGGCTCAGTGCGGCGACGGTCGTCGTCGACCTGGACACCTCCACCACGGTGGACGTCGAGGCCGAGAAGCGCCGCCTCGCCAAGGATCTCGCCGCGGCCCGCAAGGAGCTGGCGGGCACCACCGCGAAGCTCGGCAACGAATCCTTCCTGGGCAAGGCGCCCGCGCAGGTGGT
- a CDS encoding molybdenum cofactor guanylyltransferase, which yields MTVHAGSATAACGVVLAGGRSRRMGRDKATMAWGGATMLESVVAVLRARLPRVFVVAADGQRVPAPAGAEMVVDSVPDEGPLRGLEAGLRAGGAAGYRWAFVAATDMPLLTAAVVGRLLEGVAAGPADASGAPDAVIAVAGGRDHPLAGVYRTALAEEIDAVVRSGRRSMRGFLEGATVHRVVLGGADARAVFNVNTPADARAARGHGIV from the coding sequence GTGACTGTGCACGCCGGGTCCGCGACCGCCGCCTGCGGGGTCGTGCTCGCAGGGGGCCGTTCGCGCCGGATGGGGCGCGACAAGGCCACCATGGCGTGGGGCGGTGCGACGATGCTCGAATCGGTCGTCGCGGTGCTGCGCGCGCGGCTGCCGCGGGTGTTCGTCGTCGCCGCCGACGGTCAGCGGGTTCCGGCGCCGGCCGGCGCCGAAATGGTCGTGGACTCGGTGCCGGACGAGGGTCCGTTGCGCGGGCTGGAGGCGGGTTTGCGCGCGGGCGGCGCCGCCGGGTACCGGTGGGCGTTCGTGGCGGCCACCGACATGCCGCTCCTCACCGCCGCGGTGGTCGGCCGGCTGCTCGAGGGAGTCGCCGCAGGGCCTGCCGACGCGTCGGGGGCCCCCGACGCGGTGATCGCCGTCGCCGGCGGCCGGGACCACCCCCTCGCCGGGGTGTACAGGACGGCCCTGGCCGAGGAGATCGACGCGGTCGTCCGGTCCGGGAGGCGGAGTATGCGGGGTTTCCTCGAGGGCGCGACCGTGCACAGGGTCGTGCTCGGCGGAGCGGACGCGCGGGCGGTGTTCAACGTCAACACCCCCGCAGATGCGCGCGCGGCCCGAGGCCATGGCATTGTGTGA
- a CDS encoding GNAT family N-acetyltransferase: MSVRPATGDDVLGVARVLADAFHDDPLMSWIVPDEHARPGALQRMFVVGLRFHHLGLGGVEVTDGPSGRLAGAAVWNPPGRWQASHAAQLLSVPAELLALGRAARLAGVVDDALAQAHPAEPHWYLSEIGTGRQARGLGHGSALLRSRLQRCDAEGTPAYLESSKRGNLPYYERFGFVTTGEIRVPDGPSLWGMWREPQQP; this comes from the coding sequence GTGAGTGTCCGCCCTGCCACCGGTGACGATGTCCTCGGCGTCGCCCGCGTGTTGGCGGACGCGTTCCACGACGATCCGCTCATGTCGTGGATCGTCCCGGATGAGCATGCCCGGCCCGGGGCGTTGCAGCGCATGTTCGTGGTGGGGCTGCGGTTCCACCACCTGGGCCTGGGCGGGGTCGAGGTCACCGACGGCCCGTCCGGGCGCCTCGCGGGTGCAGCGGTGTGGAATCCGCCGGGCCGGTGGCAGGCCTCGCATGCGGCGCAGCTGCTGTCGGTGCCGGCGGAACTGCTGGCGCTCGGCCGGGCGGCCCGCCTCGCCGGCGTCGTCGACGATGCGCTGGCGCAGGCGCATCCCGCGGAGCCGCACTGGTACCTCTCGGAGATCGGGACCGGACGCCAGGCGCGCGGACTGGGCCACGGGTCGGCACTGCTGCGTTCCCGGCTGCAACGGTGCGACGCGGAGGGCACGCCCGCCTATCTCGAGTCGAGCAAGCGGGGGAACCTGCCGTACTACGAGCGTTTCGGGTTCGTCACCACCGGAGAGATCCGGGTGCCGGACGGGCCGTCGCTGTGGGGCATGTGGCGCGAGCCGCAGCAGCCGTGA
- the fdhD gene encoding formate dehydrogenase accessory sulfurtransferase FdhD, with the protein MGRVTTRRRIVRRTPEGHHTRQDTLVVEEPLQIRVDGAPLTVTMRTPGDDMDLVHGFLLAEGIVTEREHVHVMRYCAGADDDGVNSYNVLDVQLGAGAAGVHRQRSFLTSSACGVCGTTSIDDVETISAHPPAADPAAVDAAVITRLPGLLRERQKVFASTGGLHAAGLFSVDGTLLRLREDVGRHNAVDKALGAALRDGEVPLSGRVLMLSGRASFELVQKAAMAGVPVVAAVSAPSSLAVDLAERAGVTLIGFVRDGGLNVYSRADRVTGA; encoded by the coding sequence ATGGGCCGCGTCACCACCCGCCGGCGGATCGTCCGGCGCACCCCCGAAGGGCACCACACCCGCCAGGACACGCTGGTGGTCGAGGAGCCGCTGCAGATCCGCGTGGACGGCGCCCCGCTGACCGTCACCATGCGCACTCCCGGCGACGACATGGACCTCGTGCACGGGTTCCTGCTGGCGGAGGGGATCGTGACCGAACGCGAGCACGTGCACGTCATGCGGTACTGCGCCGGGGCCGACGACGACGGCGTCAACTCCTACAACGTCCTCGACGTGCAGCTGGGCGCAGGTGCGGCGGGCGTGCACCGGCAGCGGTCGTTCCTCACCAGCTCGGCGTGCGGGGTGTGCGGCACCACCTCGATCGACGACGTCGAGACCATCAGCGCGCACCCGCCGGCCGCCGACCCCGCCGCCGTCGACGCCGCCGTGATCACCCGGCTGCCCGGGCTTCTCCGCGAGCGCCAGAAGGTGTTCGCCTCCACCGGCGGGCTGCACGCGGCGGGGCTCTTCAGCGTCGACGGCACGCTGCTGCGCCTGCGCGAGGACGTCGGCCGGCACAACGCGGTGGACAAGGCGCTCGGTGCCGCGCTGCGCGACGGGGAGGTGCCGCTGTCCGGGCGCGTGCTCATGCTCAGCGGCCGCGCCTCGTTCGAGCTGGTGCAGAAGGCCGCGATGGCGGGGGTTCCGGTGGTCGCCGCGGTGTCCGCGCCGTCGTCGCTGGCGGTGGATCTCGCGGAGCGCGCGGGCGTCACGCTGATCGGGTTCGTGCGCGACGGCGGACTCAACGTCTACTCGCGGGCCGACAGGGTCACCGGCGCGTAG
- a CDS encoding 4-hydroxybenzoate 3-monooxygenase: MGTTIERATVGIVGAGPAGLMLAHLLARAGIDTVAIDVRTRHEIETTHRAGILEQDSMRLLVDSGVSDRVLRDGHEHKGIELRFDGRNHRIDFHGLTGASTYLYPQTDVFIDLADARERDGGDVRFGVSGTAVTGIDGGAGQTPTVRFTDADGARVELRCDYVVGADGSHGTCRKLVPETLRRRFFREYPFAWFGVMVQAPPSAPELIYNRSERGFALISQRTEDLQRMYFQCSPGEDPDAWSDDRVLTELQARVAGGDGFELKTGPIAEKTVLPFRSFVQEPMRYGYLLLAGDAAHTVPPTGAKGLNLALADVRLLAEILERAVHGGDPAALDEYTDRALDRVWKAQHFSYWMTTMMHSLDPSAEVTPFDERRQVGELRTLVESESGRRFLAEGYTGWPGR; this comes from the coding sequence ATGGGAACGACGATCGAACGCGCGACGGTGGGCATCGTCGGGGCAGGGCCTGCGGGATTGATGCTCGCCCACCTGCTCGCCCGGGCCGGTATCGACACCGTCGCGATCGACGTCCGCACGCGTCATGAGATCGAGACGACGCACCGCGCCGGAATCCTCGAACAGGACAGCATGCGTCTGCTCGTCGATTCCGGGGTGTCCGACCGGGTTCTGCGGGATGGGCACGAGCACAAGGGCATCGAGCTGCGCTTCGACGGCCGCAACCATCGGATCGACTTCCACGGACTCACCGGCGCGTCGACCTACCTCTACCCGCAGACCGATGTGTTCATCGACCTCGCCGACGCCCGCGAGCGCGACGGCGGCGACGTGCGGTTCGGCGTCTCCGGCACCGCGGTGACCGGAATCGACGGCGGCGCCGGGCAGACGCCGACAGTGCGGTTCACCGACGCCGACGGGGCGCGTGTGGAGCTGCGGTGCGACTACGTCGTCGGCGCGGACGGATCCCACGGCACGTGCCGCAAACTGGTGCCGGAGACGTTGCGGCGGCGATTCTTCCGCGAGTACCCGTTCGCGTGGTTCGGCGTGATGGTGCAGGCGCCGCCCAGCGCGCCGGAGCTGATCTACAACCGCTCGGAGCGTGGCTTCGCCCTGATCAGCCAGCGCACCGAGGACCTGCAGCGGATGTACTTCCAGTGCTCGCCCGGCGAGGACCCCGATGCGTGGTCCGACGACCGTGTCCTCACCGAACTGCAGGCGCGGGTGGCCGGCGGGGACGGGTTCGAACTCAAGACGGGGCCGATCGCGGAGAAGACGGTGCTGCCGTTCCGCAGCTTCGTGCAGGAGCCGATGCGGTACGGATACCTGCTGCTCGCGGGCGACGCCGCCCACACCGTGCCGCCGACGGGCGCGAAGGGGCTGAACCTGGCGCTTGCGGACGTCCGCCTGCTTGCGGAGATCCTGGAGCGCGCCGTGCATGGCGGCGACCCGGCCGCCCTCGACGAGTACACCGACCGGGCTCTGGACCGGGTGTGGAAGGCGCAGCACTTCTCCTACTGGATGACGACGATGATGCACTCGCTCGACCCGTCGGCAGAGGTCACCCCGTTCGATGAACGTCGGCAGGTGGGGGAACTGCGCACGCTGGTCGAATCCGAGTCCGGTCGCCGTTTCCTCGCCGAGGGGTACACCGGCTGGCCGGGCCGGTGA
- the pcaC gene encoding 4-carboxymuconolactone decarboxylase encodes MTVPTGEDPAAPYGAMDAARHDAGMSVRRAVLGDAHVDRAQQNTTAFTADFQDFITRYAWGEVWTRPGLERRTRSVITLTALLAHGHWDEFAMHVAAAVRNGLTEDEIAEVILQCGVYCGVPAANHGYQIAARVLAELRDTGDRDAANSGHSADVEGED; translated from the coding sequence ATGACTGTGCCCACTGGCGAAGACCCGGCTGCGCCGTACGGTGCCATGGACGCCGCGCGCCACGACGCCGGAATGTCGGTCCGCCGCGCCGTGCTCGGCGACGCCCACGTGGACCGTGCGCAGCAGAACACGACGGCCTTCACCGCCGACTTCCAGGACTTCATCACGCGCTACGCGTGGGGGGAAGTCTGGACCCGGCCAGGGCTGGAGCGCCGCACGCGCAGCGTCATCACGCTCACCGCGCTGCTGGCGCACGGGCATTGGGACGAGTTCGCCATGCACGTCGCGGCGGCCGTGCGCAACGGGCTCACCGAGGACGAGATCGCGGAGGTCATCCTGCAATGCGGGGTGTACTGCGGGGTGCCGGCGGCCAATCACGGCTACCAGATCGCCGCGAGGGTCCTGGCGGAACTACGGGATACAGGCGACCGGGACGCGGCGAACAGCGGTCACTCGGCGGATGTCGAAGGCGAGGACTGA
- a CDS encoding lyase family protein, translating into MAGGILEPGAHRAAGIVDDGAVIAAMLRVESEWARILQEGGAASAEQADAITGACERLAGGASGGVDAAVLAESAESAGNPVVPLVSTLRAAVAEQDPAAADRVHRGLTSQDVLDTALMLVARDAAARIAAELRSIAESLAGHARAHETTVMTGRTLTQPAVPITFGLKAARWLSGVLDGLDAVTAARDGLPVQCGGAAGTLSLAGILVADPLDAESELARRLRLADPGVPWHTVRTPITRLGDALATACQGLGVVAADVATLSRPEIGELHEGGGGGRGGSSTMPHKRNPVLSVLIRSAALRAPHQAATLHSAAGQAVDERPDGAWHAEWPALQDLLTTTMTASAQAAVLAAELAVDTAAMERNVRTFADGLLAEPRGIPAGLPSGPPPASPGEYLGAARSITQRVLDRFAHTIEGGN; encoded by the coding sequence ATGGCGGGCGGAATCCTCGAGCCGGGCGCGCACCGGGCGGCCGGGATCGTCGACGACGGCGCGGTGATCGCCGCGATGCTGCGCGTCGAGTCGGAGTGGGCGCGGATCCTGCAGGAGGGGGGAGCGGCGAGCGCGGAGCAGGCGGACGCGATCACCGGCGCGTGCGAGCGGCTCGCCGGCGGGGCGAGCGGAGGCGTCGACGCGGCGGTGCTCGCGGAGTCCGCGGAATCTGCCGGTAATCCGGTGGTGCCGTTGGTCTCCACGTTGCGCGCCGCCGTCGCCGAGCAGGACCCGGCGGCAGCCGACCGCGTCCACCGCGGGCTGACCAGCCAGGACGTACTGGACACCGCTCTGATGCTCGTGGCGCGCGACGCTGCCGCACGGATTGCGGCGGAGCTGCGCAGCATAGCGGAATCGCTCGCGGGTCATGCCCGCGCACACGAGACGACGGTGATGACGGGGCGCACGCTGACCCAGCCGGCCGTGCCGATCACCTTCGGGCTCAAAGCCGCCCGGTGGCTTTCCGGCGTTCTCGACGGGCTCGACGCGGTGACCGCGGCGCGCGACGGGCTGCCGGTCCAATGCGGCGGGGCGGCGGGGACGCTCTCGCTGGCGGGAATCCTCGTCGCGGATCCGCTCGACGCGGAGTCGGAGCTGGCCCGCCGGCTCCGGCTCGCCGACCCGGGCGTCCCCTGGCATACGGTGCGCACCCCGATCACGCGGCTGGGCGACGCGCTGGCGACGGCGTGCCAGGGACTCGGCGTCGTGGCCGCGGACGTCGCGACGCTGTCCCGCCCGGAGATCGGGGAGCTGCATGAAGGAGGCGGAGGAGGCCGGGGCGGGTCGTCGACGATGCCGCACAAGCGCAACCCGGTGCTCTCGGTGCTGATCCGGTCCGCCGCGCTGCGCGCTCCGCACCAGGCGGCGACCTTGCATTCGGCCGCCGGACAGGCGGTGGACGAGCGGCCCGACGGCGCCTGGCACGCCGAATGGCCGGCCCTGCAGGATCTGCTCACGACCACGATGACCGCGTCCGCGCAGGCGGCCGTGCTGGCCGCGGAACTCGCCGTCGATACGGCGGCGATGGAACGCAATGTGCGTACCTTCGCCGACGGCCTGCTCGCCGAACCTCGGGGGATTCCCGCCGGACTTCCGTCGGGACCGCCTCCCGCGTCACCGGGAGAGTATCTGGGCGCGGCGCGGAGCATCACGCAGCGGGTGCTCGACCGCTTCGCGCACACGATCGAGGGAGGAAACTAA
- the pcaG gene encoding protocatechuate 3,4-dioxygenase subunit alpha, with protein MPDLHPTPGQTIGPFFSDPGARYGLSYVGDNELVPPTHPRAVVLHGTVYDGAGQSVPDALIEIRQADERGVVPEIEGAIRRDGTVFTGWGRTCADPAGRYRFVTLAPGSADGAPFFAVTVFARGLLDRLFTRAYVPDDDAASAADPVLSSVPPERRDTLIAVREDMPGAAAAGGALRFDIRLQDSADGPETVFLDFPRHRVPGA; from the coding sequence ATGCCTGACCTGCACCCCACGCCCGGGCAGACCATCGGACCGTTCTTCTCCGACCCCGGCGCGCGCTACGGACTGTCCTACGTCGGAGACAACGAGTTGGTGCCGCCGACGCACCCGCGCGCGGTCGTGCTGCACGGCACGGTGTACGACGGTGCGGGACAGTCGGTTCCGGACGCGTTGATCGAAATCCGTCAGGCGGACGAACGCGGCGTCGTGCCGGAGATCGAGGGAGCGATCCGGCGTGACGGCACCGTGTTCACCGGCTGGGGACGCACGTGTGCGGACCCGGCGGGCCGGTACCGGTTCGTCACGCTCGCCCCCGGATCGGCCGACGGCGCGCCGTTCTTCGCGGTGACGGTGTTCGCGCGCGGCCTGCTCGACAGGCTTTTCACCCGGGCGTACGTGCCGGACGACGATGCCGCATCGGCCGCCGACCCGGTCCTGTCGTCGGTGCCGCCGGAGCGGCGCGACACCCTGATCGCGGTACGCGAGGACATGCCGGGTGCGGCAGCAGCGGGCGGCGCGCTTCGGTTCGACATCCGGCTGCAGGATTCCGCCGACGGCCCGGAGACGGTGTTCCTCGACTTTCCCCGCCACCGCGTCCCCGGTGCTTGA
- the pcaH gene encoding protocatechuate 3,4-dioxygenase subunit beta, which translates to MSPHASALDTQSVISADIERTRAAAPPRSTMPLRDFPAYRSSRLRHPRQPLTLVDPEAAELSAPVFGPGDVDPLEADLTLHPAGEPLGERIRVTGRVLDGDGRPVRGQLVEIWQANSAGRYIHRRDQHHAPLDPHFIGTGRCLTDDDGTYSFTTVKPGAYPWKNHLNAWRPAHIHFSLFGTEFTQRLITQMYFPGDPLMALDPIAQSVTDADALRRLVGTYDHDLSVHETLLGYRWDIVLTGSHATPLEEDHA; encoded by the coding sequence ATGAGCCCACACGCATCCGCGCTGGACACGCAATCGGTCATCAGCGCCGACATCGAGCGCACACGTGCCGCGGCCCCGCCGAGGTCGACGATGCCGCTGCGCGATTTCCCCGCCTACCGCAGCTCGCGACTGCGCCACCCGCGCCAACCCCTCACGCTCGTGGACCCGGAGGCGGCCGAGCTGTCCGCGCCGGTCTTCGGGCCGGGGGACGTCGACCCGCTCGAGGCGGACCTCACCCTGCATCCGGCGGGTGAGCCGCTCGGCGAGCGCATCAGGGTGACCGGCCGCGTGCTCGACGGCGACGGTCGCCCGGTGCGGGGCCAGCTGGTGGAGATCTGGCAGGCGAACTCCGCCGGACGCTACATCCACCGCCGCGACCAGCACCATGCGCCGTTGGACCCGCACTTCATCGGTACTGGCCGGTGCCTGACGGACGACGACGGCACCTACTCGTTCACCACCGTGAAGCCGGGCGCCTACCCGTGGAAGAACCACCTCAACGCGTGGCGGCCCGCGCACATCCACTTCTCGCTTTTCGGCACCGAGTTCACGCAGCGGCTGATCACCCAGATGTACTTCCCGGGCGATCCGCTCATGGCGCTCGACCCCATCGCCCAGTCGGTCACCGACGCCGACGCGCTGCGCCGGCTCGTCGGAACCTACGACCACGACCTGTCGGTGCACGAGACCCTGCTGGGATACCGGTGGGACATCGTGCTCACCGGCAGCCATGCCACGCCGTTGGAGGAAGACCATGCCTGA
- a CDS encoding IclR family transcriptional regulator, with the protein MAGNTSTPGASVIGRALALLGAFDARHRRLTLAELARRADLPEPTAHRQVRELVAGGALDREPDGRYVVGRLLWNLGLLAPVQTGLREVASPFLHDLHAATRATVHLAVREGDAVLYLDRLSGHASVPVVSKLGSTLPLHPTGVGKVLLAHAPGRVRARVLAGLRPITAHTVVQPGVLAAQLERVRRDGYATTVEEMTLGACSVAVPIRRGADAEAPVVAALGIVVPSLQRSKTRLVSALQVAARGISRSL; encoded by the coding sequence ATGGCCGGCAATACCTCCACCCCGGGGGCGAGCGTGATCGGACGCGCGCTCGCCCTGCTCGGCGCATTCGATGCCCGGCACCGGCGCCTCACACTCGCGGAACTGGCGCGGCGGGCGGACCTCCCCGAGCCCACCGCCCACCGCCAGGTGCGCGAGCTCGTCGCCGGCGGCGCGCTGGACCGCGAGCCCGACGGGCGCTATGTCGTGGGCAGGCTGCTGTGGAATCTCGGGCTCTTGGCCCCGGTGCAGACCGGGCTGCGCGAGGTCGCGTCGCCGTTCCTGCACGACCTGCACGCCGCCACCCGGGCGACGGTGCACCTGGCGGTGCGCGAAGGCGACGCGGTGCTGTACCTCGACCGGCTTTCCGGACATGCCTCCGTGCCTGTGGTGAGCAAGCTCGGCAGCACGCTGCCGCTGCACCCCACGGGCGTCGGCAAGGTGCTGCTGGCCCACGCCCCCGGACGCGTGCGCGCGCGGGTGCTCGCCGGCCTGCGGCCGATCACCGCCCACACGGTGGTGCAACCCGGTGTCCTCGCCGCCCAGCTCGAACGTGTCCGGCGCGACGGCTACGCCACCACCGTCGAAGAGATGACCCTGGGCGCCTGCTCGGTGGCGGTGCCGATCCGGCGCGGTGCCGACGCCGAGGCGCCGGTCGTCGCGGCGCTGGGGATCGTGGTGCCCAGCCTGCAACGATCGAAGACGCGGCTGGTGTCGGCGCTGCAGGTGGCGGCGCGGGGGATCTCACGGAGCCTGTGA
- a CDS encoding sugar O-acetyltransferase has translation MTLDDLLAQLNAGRTIPGGSPLHAVMHATAQEALRITSELNGGYHEPEQVRELLSELTGTCVDETVTVFPPLRADFGKNIRLGKRVFINSGCVFQDQGGVTIGDDCLIGHNATLATLDHDLDPARRADMHPARITIGRNVWIGANVTVLRGVTIGDDAVVGAGSLVTKDVPAGAVAVGSPARVVRSVSG, from the coding sequence ATGACGCTCGACGACCTGCTCGCACAGCTCAATGCCGGACGCACCATCCCCGGCGGCTCGCCGCTGCACGCGGTGATGCACGCGACCGCGCAGGAAGCGCTGCGCATCACCAGCGAACTCAACGGCGGCTACCACGAGCCGGAACAGGTCCGGGAGCTGCTCTCCGAACTGACGGGCACGTGCGTGGACGAGACCGTCACCGTCTTCCCTCCGCTGCGCGCGGACTTCGGCAAGAACATCCGGCTGGGCAAACGGGTGTTCATCAACTCCGGCTGCGTCTTCCAGGACCAGGGCGGCGTGACCATCGGCGACGACTGCCTCATCGGCCACAACGCGACGCTCGCCACCCTCGACCACGACCTCGACCCGGCCCGGCGTGCCGACATGCACCCCGCACGCATCACGATCGGCCGCAACGTGTGGATCGGCGCGAACGTCACCGTCCTGCGCGGCGTCACGATCGGCGACGACGCCGTCGTCGGCGCCGGGTCCCTCGTGACCAAGGACGTGCCGGCCGGCGCCGTGGCAGTCGGCTCGCCGGCGCGGGTGGTGCGGTCGGTGTCCGGGTGA